In Brassica napus cultivar Da-Ae chromosome C2, Da-Ae, whole genome shotgun sequence, the sequence ACATTCAGTTGATTATATATTCACTTCAGATATATAATTGGAGTTTCAATTTAACATGTTAAagtataaacttttttttttattatagggtatgtttgaggtatggctgagttataATATCGTAACGGCTGACTAATACTAATcgatacggctgagttatataaacATGTTACGATTATAGGGTATGTTTGGGGTAAGGCTGAGTTACGTATATACGACACGACAGGGTTATAAAAACGATAAAACTGAGTCAAATACTTAATAACAACATAAGTCAAGTACAAAATAACAACATAATTTCAtcataaaacaacaacaacataagtCAAGTACTTCATAACAACACATGTTCAATTAGCCATCATTTGGTCCGTCACAATATTTCCTCCTTCAGCGAGGATATCTGTTGCCATCTTCATCCGTAAACCTTGAATATTTCGATCGTTTATCCCATCAAACGTTACACCAAGCGCTAGACACTCCACAAACTTCAACGAATACACCCCACAATCGCTAACCTGGGTGTTTTGTGGAGTGCATCTTTTGCTCGTCCTTCTGAATAAGAACTTCTTTCTGCTAATGGGTCGGATATTAGCAGGAATATGTGCACTCAACATAGCGGGAATCATGTGCGTCAGCGGTTTAAATGAATTCAGAATTCTCTGCTCACTTTTGAGTGTTACCTCTCCAAAGATTGGATCGTAGCAAtcaatcttctccttcttcagatcCACGTGATACGCAACCCAGTGATTTCCGCCGGTTTGAAGACATCCGTACAAGTGATCCACATCTTCATACCACTTCAAGTTTGTTCGACAATGATCGGGAATCCTACCATTTATCATATCTTCATAACCATTGCCTTTGAACATAAACATTGTGGGTTTCATCTTGAACTGAGCGTAATCGTGAATTAAAAAACTTTGCCACCAAACGTCAACGAAGGAAATCCGCTTGGACCAGAATGGAGTGGGCTCTCGCGTGGACCTTTCAATGAGGACGTTCATATACGCCACGACATGctacataaataatattaacaagtcagccgtaatcaaatatataactcagccgttatataataaaagaatatataactcagccgtgatataataaaagaatatataactcagccgtaaaaaTTAGATAACACAAccgtaataaaataaaataatatataactcagccgtaataaAGACTTACATTATCAAACACCCATCCATACTCATTCTCCGGCCACGGTCTCTCATGGATGAGTATGCTGTAGAAGTCACTCTCTTGATCAGCTGTTAGTACTTCTTTTTTACCTGGGGCTGCTGGTGGTTTGGGTGGAATTGCCTTGATGTGTTACATAAGTTTCTCCAATCGCGCCGGATCAACAGGTGCTAGAGGGTCATATATTGCTGATGAAGGAGTAACATTCTTCCTCATGCACGTCGTTGTTCAATGTCCTACGTTCGGAAAAACTAATGATGAAGAAACTGTCATCATCGACAACCCTTTTGGAGTTAACCGAACATTTTTCTCCTGGTAGTCCTTAATTATGGCAGATCTAACCACTTCAGAATTCTCAACATCAGACTCCGGCGCGAATTCGTTCTGTTCTGCAACAACTTCGTCAGTTATATCAGCCAATGAACTGTCCTCTACATCAGGTTGTACCTTGCATCTTGTTACACCGTCACGAGGTGGAGTCACATTTTTGTACTTTGACTCAGcctgtttttgcttctttagctcagcctcttgtttcttctttaactcagcctcttttttcttagcctcagccatttttttcttagctaaagcctcttttttcttatcctcagtagtttttttcttagcctcagccttctccttcctcttaaACGCAGCATCTGCATGCGCtgcttttttcttctcatcggCTTCCTCACCCTTAACAATATGCGCCTACAGCCGCGTCCATAGGCTGGATCCTTAGCAGCCTTATCATCCTTAGTAGCCTTGCAGGAGAAACTACTACGAAATCAAGAGGCCACACATCAGTAGCTTTATCGACACTACCAAACTCCTCATCCAAAGTCCTTTTCACCCCTGATTCCTTTTCAAGCTCCTTGGCCAAATTCTTTTTCGGTCCAAACTCCTTATCAGGAGTCGCAGCTACTAAAGCTGGACTATTGACAGACTTCTGATGCGTTTGAACCACCGGTGATGCCATCGATAAAGAGTTATCTGATAATTGTGGAGAGGGGTTATCATGGTTTTCGGGAATTTTCCCAATCCCCAGATCTTTCAGACGCTCCTCCAGTAAAGCATTCACCCTGTCATCAATGGTCTTTTGGTCCATCAATGGTATGTTCCGGTCTAACTCGTAAGCTTTCAACCGTGAGTCAACCTGATCAAATTTTCTGGAAATAATATCCAGAGTACTCACAATGGTCGTTAGAGTCGCTTTGTTCTCCAACTCCAACTCTTTGCTACCTTCCTTCTCGCTAGAACCCTTTCCCACTGCATCAGCTTCAGATTCATTCCGTGTCTTAACTTTCTTTTGCTTCTTAGTGGGTGGCTCAGCTTCTGACGAAATTCCACCGTTCATTCTATTCTTTTCATTCCCCTTCCCCTTTGCATTCCCCTGCACTTCCCACAAACCTTTCACATATCTACCTGAATGTATGTCTGTTATCAACCTAACGAGTTGTGGATCGTCATCTTCACCCGGCCAAATAGGAAACATCTCTTCAATTGAGTCCTTCAAAACCATTCTCATCATAGCACCTGCAACACCAGGTTATAACAAAACTTAGCCTCCAAACTAACACAAAACTCAGCCATCAACTAAAATAATTCAGCTGTGATTTaacacataactcagccatcaaCTAAAACAATTCAGTCGTAATTTaacacataactcagccattaAGTAACTTCGAACTCAGCCATCAAATAAATTAAGTCAGCGTTAAACCTTAACTCGCCATGCTTTTCGATTTCGGCAGACAACAATTTATCAAAGCTTGCACGTGTACGCTGTCCACCC encodes:
- the LOC106349928 gene encoding uncharacterized protein LOC106349928 — encoded protein: MGPKLDELKASLAFCPLWSFEKRKWLGLQLLQAMGVYCLHHNSRIPFQSAIRVFDDESMRSYPWGRTAYEVLIGSIKTLAPDGGSYTISGMKDALLIWAYESVTCFGESFGRVINNEDVPLLRWGGQRAMMRMVLKDSIEEMFPIWPGEDDDPQLVRLITDIHSGRYVKGLWEVQGNAKGKGNEKNRMNGGISSEAEPPTKKQKKVKTRNESEADAVGKGSSEKEGSKELELENKATLTTIVSTLDIISRKFDQVDSRLKAYELDRNIPLMDQKTIDDRVNALLEERLKDLGIGKIPENHDNPSPQLSDNSLSMASPVVQTHQKSVNSPALVAATPDKEFGPKKNLAKELEKESGVKRTLDEEFGSVDKATDVWPLDFVVVSPARLLRMIRLLRIQPMDAAVGAYC